Genomic segment of Paraburkholderia agricolaris:
CATCGAGCACGGTCGAAACCGGCGCTGACGCTTCGTTGACGATCGGTGCGGTGATCGAATAACCCTTGAGCGGATAGACCGGAATCTTCACGAGGCCGGACAGGAATTTCGTCGAGTACGAACCGAGCGCCACGACGAACGAATCCGCGCGCACCAGTTCAGCGCCGCATTGCACGCCGGCGATGCGGTCGCCCGCCATGGCGAGCGCGTCGATCGGCGTGTTGTAGCGGAACTTGACGCCCAGTTCTTCGGCCAGCGCGGCGAGGCGCGTGGTGAACATCTGGCAGTCACCGGTTTCGTCGCCCGGCAGGCGCAGACCGCCCGTGAGCTTGTGCGAGACCGCGGCGAGTGCCGGTTCGGCCTGCGCGAGTTCGGCCGGCGACAGCAGTTCGTACGGCACGTTGGCTTCCTGCAGCACGGCGATGTCTTTCGCGGCGCCGTCGAACTGCTGTTGCGTGCGGAACACCTGCAGCGTGCCACCTGTGCGGCCTTCGTACTGGATGCCGGTTTCGGCGCGCAGCGCCTGCAAACACTCGCGGCTGTATTCGGCGAGACGGACCATGCGGCCCTTGTTCACCGCATAACGGGACGACGTGCAGTTCTGCAGCATCTGCCACATCCATTGCAACTGGAATTGCGTGCCGTCGAGGCGGATTGCCAGCGGCGCGTGTTTCTGGAACATCCACTTGACGGCCTTTAACGGCACGCCCGGCGCGGCCCATGGCGACGCGTAGCCCGGCGATATCTGGCCCGCATTGGCAAAGCTGGTTTCGAGCGCAGGGCCGGCCTCGCGATCGATCACCGTCACTTCATGACCGGCACGCGCCAGATAATAAGCACTCGTCACCCCGACGACGCCACTGCCCAAAACGACGACTCGCATAACTGCTCCAGAGAAAGGTCTGAGGGCGGCGCGCTCGTCGATTCGTTGAATTCGTTCGATTAACGAGGTGTAACGCGGATCGCCCAGTGTTAACCGCTATACTATTAACAGTCAGGCAGGTTTTGTTATTGTATTTTCAAGATTTTCAGCAAAAACACTATGCGTACACAGCGCCAACCGGTCCGGGCTCTCGACAAACTCGATCACAAGATCCTGCGGCTACTGCAACAGGACGGCCGGATGGCAATGAAAGACCTCGCGGAACAGGTCGGGTTGTCAGTTACGCCGTGCATCGAGCGCGTCAAGCGGATGGAGCGCGACGGCGTGATCATCGGCTATCACGCCCGGGTGAACCCGGCTGAGCTGGGTGCTGCGCTGCTGGTGTTCGTCGAGATCACGCTCGATCACAAAAGCGGCAACATGTTCGACCAGTTCCGCCGCGAGGTGCAGAAGATCCCAGAGGTGCTGGAGTGCCACCTCGTGTCAGGCGATTTCGACTATCTGATCAAGGCGCGTATCGGTGAGATGGCCGATTACCGCAAACTGCTGGGGGACATCCTGCTGCAACTGCCTGGCGCCGTGCAGTCGAAGAGCTACGTGGTGATGGAAGAGATCAAGGAAACGCTGACGATTGCGGTTGGCGATTAGTTGGCCACGAAGGTCCTTAGCTGGGCTCGACAAACGGCGTAAACACTGTATATTTATACAGGTGTTTTGCGCCGTTTCTCGTTTTTTACGTGCTCCAGCCGTGACCGATTCCAACCCCGACCCCGACTTCGCGAACGAATTTCCGATCGCTCCGCCCGCGCCTCGCAAGGGGCGCGGCGCGGTAACGAACATGCAGGGCCGCTATGAAGTCGACCAGCGCGAAGGGGTGGACGACGGCTGGGTTTCGTCGTCCGAGGAAGACGGCGAGCCGAAGGTATTGCGCACGCAGGTGTTCGAAGAGCGGGTCAAGACCATTCTCACGCGCAATGCGTCGCCGGATATTCCGTTCAGCGTGTCGTTGAACCCTTATCGGGGCTGCGAACATGGCTGTATCTACTGCTTCGCGCGGCCGACACATAGTTATCTGGGGCTCTCGCCCGGTCTCGACTTCGAAAGCCGCATTTACGCGAAGATCAACGCGCCGGAATTGCTCGAGCGCGAGTTGTCGAAAAAGTCTTATGTACCCGAGCCGATCGCACTCGGCGTGATTACCGACGCCTGGCAGCCGGCCGAACGCGACTTGCGGCTTACACGGCGGGTGATCGAAGTGCTCAGCGAGCGGGAGCATCCATTTGCGGCGATCACCAAATCGTCGCTGATCGAGCGCGATATCGATCTGCTCGCGCCTATGGCGGCGCGCGGGCAGTTCATGGCGGCCATTACTATCACCACGCTGGATGCGGATATTGCACGCACGCTCGAGCCGCGTGCGGCTACGCCTTCGCGTCGATTGCGCACCATCCGTACGCTGAGTGAGGCGGGTATTCCCGTTGGCGTGAGCATCGCGCCGGTGATTCCATTCGTCACCGAGCAGGACATGGAGCGGGTGCTGGAAGCCTGTGCCGAGGCGGGCGCATGCAATGCAAGCTACATCGTGTTGCGCTTGCCGTGGGAAGTGGCACCGCTATTCAAGGATTGGCTCGCGGCACATTTCCCCGATCGTGCTGACCGGGTGATGAGTCGCGTGCGCGATATGCGGGGTGGGAAAGACTACGACTCGAACTTCTCCACTCGCATGAAGGGAGAAGGGTTGTGGGCAGACTTGCTGAAGCAACGCTTCCATAAGGCGGCGCGGCGGCTCGGGTTAAACCGGCGCGATCGCGGCATTCTGGATATGTCGCACTTCCGCCGGGTCGAGTTGGCGCGTGCGGAACCGCCGCCGCGGGACAATCCGCAATTGAGGCTTTTTTAGCGCGATGCGCGGCGGCAGCTTACTGCGACAGCGCTTTGGCGGCCTGAACCTGACTTTCGAAGTAAGTCTGAAACGAGATTGCGAGGCCCGTCATCAGCAGGAACGCACCGATCAGCAGCGAAAAAATCACGATGAAAATGACAGTCCAGCCCGAGCGGCTTTTGCGCTGGGTTTGCGGGTTGAACTGTGCGTCCCATTTTTCATCCGGACGCAGGCCATAGACGATCGCAGCCAGAAAAGCGGAAAGCAGCGAAACGGCGCCGAAAAAAGCCAGTACCCAGCCGAGCATCGAGGCCCGCTCGCTCGCCACCACCAGCATGGCGCCGGGAATCCCGATCAGCGTGCCGAGCAGATGAGCCCAGCCGTAAATGTCGCGCATGCCGTACAGATAGAAGCGGTGAGCACCGAGGCTGCCGAAGAAGAATGCGAGCGCAGCGGTAATCGTCTTGGATCTGAAATGCGAGGAAGTCGAAGCAAGGGTGGACATGGAGGCGAGAGCAGAGTGACAGGCGGCCGAAAGGAGCGGTGCGCCGGTGGGCGCGGACCGTCGGGCATTCTACGCCACGCCGTGTGGTGGTGCTCACGTGACAGGTGAGCGCGTCGATGGTTAAGGCGCGGAGTAGGTCACTCGGTAAACCGCGCCGGCGTAATCGTCGCTGATCAGGAGTGAACCGTCAGGCATCGGTTGCACGTCGGCCGGGCGGCCCCATACCGTTTCGCCGGGCTGCAGCCAACCCTCGGCAAAGACTTCCTGGCGCGCGTTGCTGCCGTCCGGGTTGGTGATCACCCGCACGACACGGTAACCGACCTTTTTGCTGCGATTCCACGAACCGTGTTCGGCGATAAAAATATTGTCCCGATAGGCGGCCGGAAACATCGAGCCGGTGTAAAAGCGCATGCCGAGCGAGGCGACGTGCGCCCCGAGTTTGACAACCGGTGGCGTGAAGGCGCTGCACGGATGATCTTTGCCGAATTCGGGGTCGGGCGTGTCACCGCCATGGCAGT
This window contains:
- a CDS encoding D-amino acid dehydrogenase, whose protein sequence is MRVVVLGSGVVGVTSAYYLARAGHEVTVIDREAGPALETSFANAGQISPGYASPWAAPGVPLKAVKWMFQKHAPLAIRLDGTQFQLQWMWQMLQNCTSSRYAVNKGRMVRLAEYSRECLQALRAETGIQYEGRTGGTLQVFRTQQQFDGAAKDIAVLQEANVPYELLSPAELAQAEPALAAVSHKLTGGLRLPGDETGDCQMFTTRLAALAEELGVKFRYNTPIDALAMAGDRIAGVQCGAELVRADSFVVALGSYSTKFLSGLVKIPVYPLKGYSITAPIVNEASAPVSTVLDETYKIAITRFDDRIRVGGMAEIVGFDKSLREARRETLELCVNDLFPGGGDTSKATFWTGLRPMTPDGTPIVGRTPVPNLFLNTGHGTLGWTMSCGSGQLLADVMSGKQPVIKADDLSVHRYLGETGGAHRPAYA
- a CDS encoding Lrp/AsnC ligand binding domain-containing protein; amino-acid sequence: MRTQRQPVRALDKLDHKILRLLQQDGRMAMKDLAEQVGLSVTPCIERVKRMERDGVIIGYHARVNPAELGAALLVFVEITLDHKSGNMFDQFRREVQKIPEVLECHLVSGDFDYLIKARIGEMADYRKLLGDILLQLPGAVQSKSYVVMEEIKETLTIAVGD
- a CDS encoding PA0069 family radical SAM protein encodes the protein MTDSNPDPDFANEFPIAPPAPRKGRGAVTNMQGRYEVDQREGVDDGWVSSSEEDGEPKVLRTQVFEERVKTILTRNASPDIPFSVSLNPYRGCEHGCIYCFARPTHSYLGLSPGLDFESRIYAKINAPELLERELSKKSYVPEPIALGVITDAWQPAERDLRLTRRVIEVLSEREHPFAAITKSSLIERDIDLLAPMAARGQFMAAITITTLDADIARTLEPRAATPSRRLRTIRTLSEAGIPVGVSIAPVIPFVTEQDMERVLEACAEAGACNASYIVLRLPWEVAPLFKDWLAAHFPDRADRVMSRVRDMRGGKDYDSNFSTRMKGEGLWADLLKQRFHKAARRLGLNRRDRGILDMSHFRRVELARAEPPPRDNPQLRLF
- a CDS encoding NINE protein — its product is MSTLASTSSHFRSKTITAALAFFFGSLGAHRFYLYGMRDIYGWAHLLGTLIGIPGAMLVVASERASMLGWVLAFFGAVSLLSAFLAAIVYGLRPDEKWDAQFNPQTQRKSRSGWTVIFIVIFSLLIGAFLLMTGLAISFQTYFESQVQAAKALSQ